The following are from one region of the Edwardsiella tarda ATCC 15947 = NBRC 105688 genome:
- a CDS encoding Cro/CI family transcriptional regulator — protein sequence MRKSEVIAHFGGVSKTAGALGISHPAVCRWKEIIPEKQALKAERISNGVLKYNPAMYQK from the coding sequence ATGCGTAAATCAGAGGTGATAGCGCATTTTGGGGGTGTTTCAAAAACAGCCGGAGCCTTAGGCATATCGCACCCAGCGGTATGCCGCTGGAAAGAAATCATCCCTGAAAAACAGGCTTTGAAAGCAGAACGTATCTCCAACGGGGTTCTGAAATATAACCCCGCCATGTATCAAAAATAA